Proteins from one Dermacentor variabilis isolate Ectoservices chromosome 1, ASM5094787v1, whole genome shotgun sequence genomic window:
- the LOC142564515 gene encoding transmembrane protein 70 homolog, mitochondrial, translated as MNVVALVRKLPKLSYHNSLLGAVTLRDFRCDNLYGKHAQPIVSRVLQRSYLSTSTPRKQNNGERSKTLVYLGSIRSTVKMVKGLSLTTSFLGILAQPILLQKLSGASLGATVIVVSCASFFIFVTPLMLHYITRRYVTELTYDPDTKEFNATTLSLLNRKKHMSFIADDVKVPTIPGPFTTLLAKGRPLFVEVQNFQDAGALEHLMGYDKPIDLHVKLPDTQEVQMQTKRKQSAQCSGWCLTTLLPLITPEPTNPTKDLLQHSGKYEKNHEPFHSVKVGDQ; from the exons ATGAATGTTGTGGCCCTTGTAAGAAAGCTTCCGAAGCTTTCTTACCACAACTCTCTATTGGGAGCGGTGACCCTACGAGATTTCAGATGCGATAATCTTTACGGAAAGCACGCT caACCAATTGTTTCCCGTGTATTGCAGAGGAGCTACTTGTCAACGTCGACGCCTAGGAAACAGAATAACGGTGAAAGGAGCAAGACCCTTGTTTACTTGGGCTCTATTCGCTCCACAGTAAAAATGGTGAAAGGACTGTCCTTAACCACCAGCTTTCTTGGTATTCTGGCGCAGCCCATTTTACTTCAGAAGCTAAGTGGCGCATCACTGGGTGCAACCGTGATTGTGGTGTCATGTGCATCATTCTTTATCTTCGTCACTCCACTGATGCTGCACTACATCACCAGGAG ATATGTTACTGAACTCACATACGACCCTGACACAAAGGAGTTTAATGCAACAACATTGAGCCTGTTGAACCGCAAGAAACACATGAGCTTTATTGCTGATGATGTAAAAGTGCCTACCATCCCTGGCCCATTCACAACCCTTCTGGCTAAAGGTCGCCCATTGTTTGTGGAGGTGCAAAACTTCCAGGACGCTGGAGCCCTGGAACACTTGATGGGGTATGACAAGCCCATTGACCTACATGTGAAGCTGCCAGACACTCAAGAGGTGCAGATGCAAACAAAAAGGAAGCAGTCAGCACAGTGCAGTG GATGGTGCCTTACGACACTTCTGCCGTTAATTACACCCGAACCTACGAATCCAACAAAAGATTTGCTACAGCACTCTGGCAAATACgagaaaaatcatgagccattccactctgtgaaggtgggtgaccagtga